The following is a genomic window from Clostridium fungisolvens.
ATGTCAATAATATTATTATATGGATATACCACTAGTAATAAAATTTACTTTGTTTCATAAATACTGGAATTACAATCCGCATATTATGTATAATAAGAAAGTAAAGTATTGAACATCTGTAAATTTTAGCAAAAAGCACAAGGAGGTATTTTATGGGAATGGTTGGTGCGTTAGCTTTCATTAATCTAATAATTGTTTTAGCCCTTGTAGGTGTTAGTATTTATGGATTCGTGCTATTTGTAAAGCTTGCTAATAGAGGAATTAAAGCTCTTGATATCTACATAAATGAAAAGAATAACTCTAGATTGTAGATTCACATTCTTTTCTTATAAGAACTAAATATAAAAGCGGACAACTTTTATTGTGTACTTTTATTTATGTAATTTATCAACATCGGTTTAAAACATAGCCACACTTGAAGCTCGACTTACTGAAGAACGTGAGAAATCAAATTGAACATATGTCAAAGAAATGGTTTTCTGTGCATGGGCATGAAAGAGTTAATAAATTTAAATATCTTTAGTGCAGCAATACATAGCAGAAAATAAATTTAGATATCACAGTTAATTGGTACATTATTAAAATGTGCATTAGGGGAACTCTTCAATGAGTTCCCCTTAAAACAAAATATATTATTTATGTACCACTTAGTAATAAAACTAATTATTTTAAAATTTACTCACCTGAACCCATCATATATTTAAAATAGGTTTAGGATTGAATTAGCACAGCACTATATCTTCATTATAACCTTATAAAACTCTTCTTTCCCCCAAATAGCTGGCACTGGATATAGTGGATTAGCTTCATAAACTGCTCTTTTTGTAAGCTCAGGAATATCCTTCTCTTTTACTACCTGAAGCCTCTCCGGAAGACCCATTTTTCTATTCATCTCTTCAATTTCCTTTATGAAGGCCTTTGCTTTTTCTTCCTTAGTCTTTCCTTTAAGTCCGATTATATCTGCAAGATGTGCAAGTTTTTCGTAAGCTGCTTCTCCATAACCTTCTAATACTCTTGGCAGTATAACTGCATTTGCCTTACCATGAGGTACACCGTATAGACCTCCAATTCCATGAGCTATTGCATGCACATATCCAACATAAGCATTGGTTATAGATACTCCTGCATAGTAGGAACCAATTAGGAGATTTTCACGAGCCTTAATATCCTGTCCATTTTCATATGCTTGAATTAAGTTTTCATGTATTAGCTTTACCGCCTCAAGTGCATTTTCACTACCTTTTTTAGGAGCAAATCTGTTGATATAGGCTTCAACTGCATGGGTCAATGCATCCATTCCAGTAACTGCTGTGATATCCTTTGGAAGGGTAATGGTTAACTCTGGATCAAGTATTGCATAAGCTGGAACTATGTTTAAATCCATGATTGTATGTTTATAATGTGTTGTTCCATCTGTAATAACCGCTCCTGCTGTTACTTCTGAACCAGTTCCTGCTGTGGTAGGTACTGCAAAAAGCAATGGAATTTTCTTCATTATCTTCATAAGTCCTGTCATATCTGATACAGTTTTATTTGGACATGCTATTCTTGCACCAACAACCTTAGCGCAATCCATCACAGAACCCCCTCCTATAGCGATAATCCCTTCACAGCCTTCCTTTTTATATAAACTTACAGCCTTTTCGATGCATTCAATGGTTGGATCTGGCTCAACTTCACTGTAAATAACATAGGATATATTTTCACTCTTAAGCATCTCAAACAATGGCTTTAAAGTGCCACGTCTCATAAAACCAGCTGTGGTAATAATCTCTACTGTTCCAATACCATTGTCCTTAACTAGCTTTGGAAGTTTCATCATACTTCCAGCACCAGTTATAAGCTTTGGTTCTTTTGATGGTGCCACTTTAAGAACAGCGCTAAGTAATGCTTGACGTGTTCTGTAATATATTTTATTCATTTCTCTCTCCTCCTATAAAACCTTTATTATCTTAATCCTGTTCACTGTAAATACTGTATACCAATGTTCCTCTCCTGATTTCTCCTATAGCCTGTCTTTCAATAATGATATACAATTAATATCCCCTATAGTTAACTACCTTTGCTGGATAATCCACATAAATTTCTGCGACACTTGTAACACTTTTTATTTTGTATTATAATTACTTAAATTTCACTTTTCAAGGGTTTGCCCGCAAGTGATACAAATTGAAGGGAGTGTCACAGTTTTGGAAAATGCAAATCAGAACAAGACTGCTTTAAAATATAAGGAATGGATCATCAATGCTTTTATGGAGCTGTTAAAACAATATAAGTACAGTGAAATAACCATAAAGCAAATCACCTTGCAGGCTGATGTGTCAAGACAGACTTTTTACCGTCATTATAAATCCAAAGATGAGATTATACAGGAATATAGCAACAAAGTATGCGATGAGATATCTGAAAAATTACTTTCCCTTGAAGACAAGTCAATTTACCAGATAACCTTAACTTATTTTAACTTCTGGAAAAGCTATTCCGACTTACTATACTTAGTCAGAAGTAGCGGTTGCGAACACTTACTAGTTGAACATTACAATGAAATTATGCTTAAGACGCTGGACATACTTAGGCCTTCTATGGCACAGTATAAGGATGAAGAATTCGCCTTAATAAAGGCCTTTCTTATTGGAGGATTTTATAGTGTAAAATCAAGTTGGATGGAGAACAATCTAAATACCACCCCTGAGGCTTTAGCAAAATTAATTTGCAGCATTATTTCATAATTGAAGACCGTAAAGCACTGAATCCTAAAATATAGTTACCCCAAAGAGACCTTCGCAAGGAACACCACTTTGCTTAAATACTCCCATATTTAGTGACTATAAAAAGCACTTCTGTTTCATTCAGAAGTGCTTTTTAAATTTAGATTCATTTCAGATATAGTGAAGATGTGTAGAATATTCTAATCTTCCTGTATATTAGCTAACTTTATATTTCTGAAAAAAGCTTTGATTAAAAATACAATCATCTGTATCCTTATCAAATACTTTACGTCCTTCACTGTAAGTTGCAATTACTTCAAAGTCATTAGATATAACTGCGATATCACAATCCTTACCAATTTTAATTGATCCTTTAGTATCACCAAAGCCATAGAAATTGCATGGATTTAAAGAAGCCATCCTGATAACCTCCTCTAGTGGCATTTTTAGCTTTTTTACTAATACTGACATTCCATAAAGTACTGATTTTGTAGACCCCATCAAACGTCCTGTTTCACTTAAACAAAAACCTTCCGAATTAATTGTAACCTCAAAATCACCCATCTTATAACATCCCTCAGGTGCACCTGCAGATGGTGTGCTGTCTGATATCATCATCCATTTACTCTCTTCCTTAACCTTAAACATCACATCTAACATCACTGGGTTTATATGCATACCATCACAAATCACTTCACAGTTAACCTTTGGGTTAAGCAAACATGCCCCTAATCCCCCCATATTACGATGGTGAATTCCACTCATCACATTAGCAGTGTGAGTGGCTACAGATATTCCTCCTTTAAAAGCCTCCATAGCTTCTTCATAATTGCAATTACTATGGGCAAAGGCAACTTTAACCCCTTGTTTTGTTAGATAATCTACTACCTCTTGGCTTCCTTCAATTTCTGGAGCAATTGCAAATAATTTTAGCAGACCATCTGCTTCCTTAACCATTTCCTTTACATGATTCATATCAATCTCAGGATGAGGTACATCAACTCCCTTTTCTCCGACTCTATTAAGGTAAGGTCCTTCCGAATGAATTCCCAAAATTTTACTCCCATCTATATCTTGTTTTGCTATTTTAGCTATTGACTTAAACATAGAAAAATCAGCAGTTGGGAACACATTAGCTACTCCGCTTGCAGCGCAACCTTTTAAATATCCCTTAAGCTCACTTTCAGGATCTTCATAACTATTGTTAAATAATGTATACCCCATAGTTCCATGGTTATGGGTATCAAATATTCCTGGTATTAAAATATAATTTGTATAATCTATATAATCATTAATCTCTGTTTCACTTGAATAATAATTTGCAATCTTTTTATCTTTTATTTCTAAATATCCCTCTTTTACACCATCTTCAAAGTAAATATAATTAGACTTTAATATCATTTTCATTCTCCTTTCACCAAGTTATTGCACGTGACTTATTGCACATTTTTTCACCTCAACTAAAAAGGCCCCTAACCCTTTCTCTATGCTTTCTAATCTTTTGATATCCAATTGATAATCTTTTCTTGAGCGGGTGTTTTTTACAGCTAATTGTTCATTAATTATTTCACCATTTGTTAAAACTAGCATGTTAGTAGAAAACTTCAGCATTGTTTCTTCATATCGTTCAGGCTTATATGTTTTATTAATGATATTCAAAGGTTTCAAATGATAAATAAGTTGATCTGCTGTTTCTTTCATTTTTTCATTATGCGCACAAACTAGGTAAGTTCCATAAGCTAAGCAGTCTAAATAAAGTATCAATTTTCTACTGTTTTTCAGCTCTTTTTTTAGAAGTTTTAAGCCTTCGTAAGAGTTTATATTTTGATCTAACAGCACAAAAGCTATATCATTGTTACCTTTCAATTCTTCTGCTAGTTTTCCTATTAATGCAACACTAGCACTGCTGCGATTAAAATTAACTTTATTTGCAGAACCCTGCATTAGTTTATAAGCGATAAAGCCTAAAATCCCGCAAAGTAGTGAAACTATAATTTTACCTATAGATGAAAAAGTATTGAAAGGCGACACCAAAAAATAAATCGCACTAAAGCACAATCCCATTAACACAAATTGTAAAACTAGATTTATATTTTCTTGTGCCAAGTTCTTTTTTATATTAAAGGGATAATAAAGATAATTAGGTAACAAAACACTACTTGGAGTATCATAAGCACATACTACTACCACATTAGCTTTATCAAGCTCCCCAATAACCATATTTGTAACTGACTTCAATTTGCTTTTATTATTTTGGTAGCTTATTTCATAATCTAAGTTTTGAAAATATTGATGTGTCTCAGAAAGGAATATTTTCTTTTGCTTAAATGTATATCTTTTTGATAATGTCACTCCAAATAACATCATTAAATCTTTCAATACTCTCATCCCCTCTATAAAAAATTATTAAAGTAGTAAAGTTAAGGCCATGAAGCCACAGCTTCACAGCCCTATTCCACTAAACTTTTACCAAAAAACGCCTAAGAATGCTCCTACCATAGCTAAAACAAAAATACCAAGTATCAATTGTGTAGGACGAGCTCCTTTTTTAATGAGCTTAACTAATACAAAAAGCAATATTAAACCGAGCAATCCAGGGAATATGGAATTGATAACATCTTGAATTACAACAGAGGTCTTTCCTATACTTAGTGTCCACTTAAAAGGAACATCTACCATTTGAGCCGTCATTGCACCTACCATAGTTAACCCTAAAACAGAAGCTGCTTTTGTCAAACAATTCATTAATCCAGAATTATAAACTGAATCAATAAAAGATGTACCAACTGTATACCCCCAATTTATGAATAAGTATTTTACTACTGACTGACTCACTCCATATAACAAGATAAAGATGAACATACCTAAAATACTGCCTTGTGAACAAAGGCCAATTCCAATACCTGCAGCTATAATACGTAAACAGTTAAAGAATAAGGAATCAAACATACCAGCTGTTGGACCCATTAGCGCTGCCTTTATACTGTCAATTGTTTTACCATCAATTGAATTATTCTCTTTATGTTCTCTTTCCATGGCATAAGTTAATCCAGCAATAAATGAAAACGGTACTGCGTGAGTATTAAAGAAACTTTGATGTCGTAAATACGCTTCTTTTTTACCTTCTGGATCATTTTTATAAATGGCTTCAATTGCAGGTTGCATTGTTAGAGTAAGTCCATTTGCCTCCATTTTAACCATATTAAATGTTGCAAACACAAGGTGTGAACGAAGAAACATTGACTTTAGAATTTTCTTTTCATCTTGAGATAATACTTTCTTATCCATTAAAAGAAATCCTCCTCTTCAACCTTATTAGCTGCTTTAGCCATCATCAAATTTTTCAAGTCTATATTACGTTTTTCTGCTAAGAATAATGTAATTGCGATAATTGCTCCTATTATTGCTATTGGAAGAGTAGCAAGTTTCAAGTACTTAACCAATACATATCCTAAGAAGAAGAAATATCCAACTTCTTTAGACCATATCATAGAGGTAAGAATTGCAAATCCAACTGCAAGCATCATGCTTGAAGCAGCTGTTAAACCAGCCATAACTTGATGAGGAAGTACAGCTAAAAATGAGTTAAGTCCTTCAACTCCAAATGCTACAGCTACAAATAAAACTATTGTATTGACTAAAGGCATTAAAGCATTAACACCAAATACTTGAATCATAAATTTTTTAGGTGATGCTTCAACCGCTAACTTTTCCCAATAAGCTGCTAAAGAGGCCCACAATGGTGTGAAAATGTTAGCAAACGATGCCATAACTGCACCTATAGGAAGTGCTAATGCAAGTCCGGCTTCTACATTAGATCCAGTCAAAACTGTATATGCAACAGCAATAACACTTGAGGTTGTTGCATCTGCCGGTATGGAGCCACCGATTGCTGAAATACCCATGAATATGGATTCAAGAGCCGCCCCCATTATAATTCCAGTATGAAAATCACCTAAAATAAGTCCTGTTATTGGTGCCACAACGATTGGACGATTCAAACATTGCCAGCTTAAAAAGAATGGATCAAGTAGCGAAATGATATAATACGCGATACAAATTTGAAGAGCAGCATGTACCATATTTTCAATCCCCCTTAATTATATTTTTGATAAATTATAAACCTAATGAATTTTTGAGTTTTTCTGGTATATCTTCTGGTGTGGTTTGATAGACACATTCAACATTTGTTTCCATTACCTTTTCAAGAATTTTCACTTCAGAATCATAAGCATAAAGATTACTACGGTATGTTTTCCTAGGTTCATCTCCTTGTTTAGAAGCAACTCGTCCATAGTTACCAATATTAATCAGAGGAATATCATGAACTTGCTGAACAACTGCCAATAGATCGTTTGGATTGCTAACAATAACAAGAATCTTAAGCTTCTCGCATCTAGGATCTTGCAAAAGTTTAATTCCATCTTTAACGGATTTAATAGCAACCTTTACAGTAGCTGGGGCAGCCATCATAAGAGATTTCTGAATAATAGGATTACCTGCAGCTTCATCACTAAGTACAACAATTCGATCCACTTCAGTATGTCGAGACCACTTAATAGCAACTTGTCCATGAATCATTCGTTCATCAAGTCTCACTAATTTAATCATTTTATTACCTCCTTTTTCTAGAAAAAATCATTTTCTTCTTCACTGATAGTTGAATCATTATTAACTAAACAGAGCATAGATCGACTTTGTTCAATAATTTCTTTAATCTCACTTTCGCTGATAGGATAATCCCTAAGAGCTAGTTCGATAACTAATGGTAGATTGACTCCTGTTATAAGTATAGTGTTTGGTTTATTTAGATATAGACACATAGCTTGGTTAACACTGCCACCATAAAGATCCGACAACAATAGCACTTGATCATTTTGCCCTACAGCTTCATAAAATTCGTCCAATTTATCTTGTACTTTGTTTTCATCAAGATATGCATCAAAAATAGTTACATTTTTGCTATTTCCAAGTAGAATATCCAGTGAACTTTTTATTCCACTTGCCATTCTCCCATGTGATGATAAGAATATTTTCAACATATAATTTCCCTCCTTAAAGCTTAAGCGTCACCCATTACCTATATCATAGCTCATTCGAAATATAGTTCCACGTAAACTTTTTCACAGCAAAAAGGGAAATGAATTATCATTTCCCTTATACTAGTGAAATCATCTCAGAGTTTAGTCCTTTTCTTACAATATCAATTATATTATCTAATTTTTCACTTTCAGTGAGTAAATAGATAGTTTCTCTATCAATAACAAGCTGATGAGACAACTGTTCAATAAACTTAAACGCCTTAATTGAATGGTTAAAATCTACCGATAAAACTATAATGTGCGAAATTTCTTCGCCATTAATATTTTTTATTTCATTTAGTTGATAAATTTCAAATATATTATGATCTACATATTGATGATTGATAAATAGGATACAAGTCTTATTATAAATTGATTTAATCACACATTCATTGAGTTCATATTCTATATTATGAATAAACTTAGATTCCTTACCATGTTTAAAACTGATTAGATTAATAAATGATTCCATTGATTCAAAGTTAAAATCTCTAAACACAAAGTTTTTATTGAAGTTGAAGAATTCTAGAAATTGTTTAAGCTGATAACCTTGTAATATTACCTTATTATACAATTCTTGAAGTTGGTTATCAGTTGGTATAAGTTCTATTAAAACAAAAGTCCAATCGTATTTATAGCTAAAATATGGATAATTTAAGGCTACAGCATCATAATCATCATATTTTAGTGCCCTCATCTCATAAAGCTCATATAAATCCAATTTCGCAAAATATTTTTCACTATATTTATTGATAATACTATTCTTAATGGAACGCGCTACTTCTATACCATGCATACTGCAAATAATCATCCTAATTGGACTATAATCATATTTTACTTTGCTTATAATTATATAAATTCTGTATGCAATAATTAAATGAGAAGCAAAAGAATTCTTAGTATTATATTGCTCATTCAATAATTCAATTGCACTATAAGAAAGTTTAATACTTAATGGTGATAAACGAACCGAATCATTAAATAACACGGAAGATTTCATATCATTCTTCTCGCAGTTTAGCTTAATTTTTAATATAATTGGAATCAAACCAGTTAAAAAGATTTTCTTATCCCATTCACAATTAAAAAATTCAATTGAATATTCTTGCCTTATCCTTTCTGATATTTTTTCTAGCTGAGTCAATGCTTCAAAGTACACTTCACCATAATCGCCTGCTAAGTCAGAAGTGCTATCAATGTCTGCCCATATTAAAAGGAAAACTTCTAAAGCTAAAATTTCATTCTCGTCTACATCGTATCCCCCATATTTTTTCAGCTCATCAATTATGTCACAGGCAATTTTATACTGCTTAAAGGATTTAAGCAGTACCTTCTTCTCAGGATTAAAACTTATATAATATTTTGCTTTATAACGATTTCTTAATAATATTAGATATCTTGCTATTCGTTGAGTATAATCATCCATAATGTGGCAACTTGACTCTCTTAAAACTTTTAAGAAGCTGTGCCTGATGTCATTACGCACATCATCTTCACACTCAAAGTAATTCATTAATTGAGTATGATTAAACATTAGAACTGCTTTGTGATAATAAATTTCAAAAAGCATTAACATACATAGCCGTTTATCAAATTCAGATCCTTTAATGCGGCTTCCAAATCCAGGCTTCGTTTCAAATCCTAAATTAAATGATTCTAAAACTTTCCTAGCCTCTTTAATCTCATTTTTAATTGAGCTTCTTGACAAATATAGTTCATAGGCTATATCATCAAGCTTCACGTATCCATCTTGAGCAATTATTTTTCTTAAGATATCATTGCTACGCTTTTCAGAGGATAAGTCACTTAAACTAGAATCATACGCAAAATGTATAACTAACTGCTCAACAATAGCTTGAATTTTATCACTATCAAAAACTTCAATCCAATAGCCACTTCCTCTTCGTGACTTTATCACTGCACCGTTATCTAAGGCAAAATCCCTAACCTGTTTAATATCACTTTTAATAGTTCGTTCAGTTACCCCAATTCTCTTAGCAAGCTCACAAGAACTTAACTCTTCACTAGAAGTTGCTATTAAATAAAATATTTTTAAAACACGCTTTTTTTCAACATTCATATAAAATCGCCCCCACTACCTGAACTACTTAAAATATCCTAGATATTCAACTCGGATTTCTTATTCTTTATAATGGTTAAAAACCGCAATTATTCTTGTTTTTTAATATCCTTATTAAATTCAACATTACTCATTAAAATCCTTTTTTACCATTATTTATGCTAACTTTAATATATCACTACAATTAATTGTTATATTAAATAATGAGGATTTATCATGACACTAAATGTAAAATAATAAAAAGTTTTTTATATTTTGTTTAGAAGGCACTATCATGGAGTTCAGAAAAATTTTTCACAGAAAAAGCAAATTATAAGGACCGAACCCTATTAAGTATAGGATTCAGTCCTCTAAAACAGCTTAATTAAATTTTCTCTAACTTATTATGTCCAGTCTAAAAATTACATCCATTAAAACTTTTCAACACTGACCTTACTGAGATTTAAAATCTACTAAGCCAAGTCTTCTCCATTGCTTTCAATAACTTTTTTATACCAGTAGAATGAATCCTTACGGCTACGTGCAAAAGTTCCATTTCCTTCATCATCTACATCAATGTAAATCATGCCATATCGCTTTTTCATTTCTCCTGTTCCTGCGCTTACTATATCAATGCAACCCCAAGTAGTGTAACCTAATAGTGGAATTCCATCTATCTCTACTGCTTTTTTCATTTCTTCAATATGCGCTCTTAAGTAATCAATTCTATATGGATCATGAATGCTTCCATCCTCTTCTACAGTATCTGTAGCACCTAGCCCATTTTCAACTATCATAAGCGGTTTTTGGTATCTATCATATAAAAGATTTAATGCATGACGTAAACCCTTTGGATCAATTGTCCAACCCCAATCGCTCTTTTGAAGATGTGGATTTTGATAACCAGTGTCTAAACTTCCGCACTCCATAGCCAATTTAGTATTTTTTCCTGCAACTAAAGTGAAATAGTAACTAAAGGATATGAAGTCAACGGTACCATCTTTTAATATTTCTTCGTCACCAGCTTCTTTGCTAAGTACAAGATTACTTCTTTCAAACTCTTTTACTTTATATGCTGGATAATATCCTCTGCACATAACATCACAGTAAAACAGCATCTTGTTCATAAATTCTGTATTAGCTTCTATATCTTCAGGATCACAGGAATTTGGATATGAGAATAATCCACCGTACATCATTCCAATTTTAAATTCTGGATCAATTTCATGTCCAAGTTTTACAGCCTTTGCACTAGCTAAAAATTGATGGTAAGCTGCCTGCATTTTGGATTGTTCATCATCCTCCAGAACTCCTCCTGACATCCATGGATTCATAGACATACAGTTGATTTCGTTAAAGGTTAGCCAATATTTTACCTTACCTTTATATCTGTTGAAAATTGTTTCACAGTACTTTACAAATAGATCTACAGATTTTCTGCTTGTCCAAGAACCATGCTTTTCCGTTAATGCTAAAGGAGTTTCATAATGTGATATTGTAACTACTGGCTCAATACCATATTTTCTGCACTCATCAAATACTTCATCATAATGCTTTAATCCAGCTTCGTTTGGAGTTTCATCATCAACATTTGGGAATATACGCGCCCAGTTGATTGACATACGGTATGCCTTAAAGCCCATTTCTGCAAATAATGCAATATCCTCTTTAAAATGTCCATAGTGATCTACTGCCTTATGGCTTGGATAATACAATCCTTCTTTAACTTCTCTTGTATTAATTCTTTCTTTAGTAGCACTACCTGCTGTCATGACATCAGAAGTATTTAACCCCTTACCATCTGTAATATAAGCACCTTCGCATTGATTGGCTGCAGTTGCTCCACCCCATAAAAATCCTTTTGGAAATGTCATTTTCAATTCCTTCTTTCTATATAAAATCATTTATTGTTAATAGTATGGTTTTATACTATCATTTTTGGTTCATTTTTTCAATAATTCAGTTCACATTCTGAATTTTCTAAATAAGAAAATCCAAAACCTCTATAATTTTTTTCGCATTTTGAACTTATTAGATAACAAAAAATCCGCTAAAGCTACCTTCTTTAGCGGATTCTTTTGCACATATGTCTTTCCGAATGTACATGAGTGAAATGCGTCTGGTGAATAAATTCTATCTTTTTACTGTACAAACTATAAAGCTATCCTAAGTCATTTACATCACTCTGCGTAAATTATATTTAGTTTATCACTTTCAAAATCAACCTTCCTATCAGTTATAACCGTAGCTTCTGTAAGCTCTCCATAGGAGTAGAATTTTCTTAGATTAAACTTTGAGGAATCTGCAAGTACATAGCACTTATGGGAAGCTTTAATTACAGCCTTTTTTATTTCTCCGTCAAAAGATACCACTGTGGTAAAACCTTTTTCAGCATCAATTCCTATAGTACCAAGAAAGCATGTATCAAAATTCATCATGCTGATCTTCTTTTCAGTATCCTCACCTAATATAATATTATCTGAAGGCTTTGCATACCCACCAAGGACATAGGTATTGATTCCTTTTTCAAAAAGCTTTTGAATATGCAGTATTCCATTAGTTACTATTGTGACATCCTTTGCCGTAATATAATCAATCAAGTAATAGCAGGTTGAGCCTGAATCGATAAACACAAAATCATTGTCCTTAATTAGTGATGCTGCCAATTTTGCTATTTTAATTTTTTCTTCTTTATTTTTCT
Proteins encoded in this region:
- a CDS encoding glycoside hydrolase family 1 protein, yielding MTFPKGFLWGGATAANQCEGAYITDGKGLNTSDVMTAGSATKERINTREVKEGLYYPSHKAVDHYGHFKEDIALFAEMGFKAYRMSINWARIFPNVDDETPNEAGLKHYDEVFDECRKYGIEPVVTISHYETPLALTEKHGSWTSRKSVDLFVKYCETIFNRYKGKVKYWLTFNEINCMSMNPWMSGGVLEDDEQSKMQAAYHQFLASAKAVKLGHEIDPEFKIGMMYGGLFSYPNSCDPEDIEANTEFMNKMLFYCDVMCRGYYPAYKVKEFERSNLVLSKEAGDEEILKDGTVDFISFSYYFTLVAGKNTKLAMECGSLDTGYQNPHLQKSDWGWTIDPKGLRHALNLLYDRYQKPLMIVENGLGATDTVEEDGSIHDPYRIDYLRAHIEEMKKAVEIDGIPLLGYTTWGCIDIVSAGTGEMKKRYGMIYIDVDDEGNGTFARSRKDSFYWYKKVIESNGEDLA
- a CDS encoding DeoR/GlpR family DNA-binding transcription regulator, which encodes MIVSDKWNKVMDYLRRNKAATIQEIMDKFNMSKSTVRRGLIELEELKLVKRTRGGVEIIEQEVDFSMTLKEAFEKNKEEKIKIAKLAASLIKDNDFVFIDSGSTCYYLIDYITAKDVTIVTNGILHIQKLFEKGINTYVLGGYAKPSDNIILGEDTEKKISMMNFDTCFLGTIGIDAEKGFTTVVSFDGEIKKAVIKASHKCYVLADSSKFNLRKFYSYGELTEATVITDRKVDFESDKLNIIYAE